The Streptococcus viridans genome includes a window with the following:
- the efeB gene encoding iron uptake transporter deferrochelatase/peroxidase subunit, translating into MTKDEKFFEKKMDRREFLKKAGIGGAGLALGLSGASAFFANKEQGSKNIADGQEEISFYGKHQAGITTPMQKNIYFVVLDLRTTDKNELIQLFKDWTDYSQKLVNGELVKKDGSNALLPPSDTGETVGLNPYRLTLTFGVSASFLTKLGLEKKRPKLFRDLPAFPKEQLREQYTGGDIVIQACADDEQVAFHAVRNLIRKGRNKVTMKWSQSGFAAIGDRMETPRNLFGFKDGTANVTTEKDFDKVVWADSQDWMKNGSYMAVRRIIMHLETWDRTNLQEQENTFGRYKESGAPFGKKNEFDEVDLSLLPVDSHVRLAKEVDLPILRRSYSYSDGIDPKTGQFDAGLLFIAFQKDPDRFVKIQTNLGADDKMNEYVTHIGSGLFACFGGVKEGGYIGQDLFE; encoded by the coding sequence ATGACAAAAGACGAAAAATTTTTTGAAAAGAAGATGGATCGTCGCGAATTTCTGAAAAAAGCAGGTATTGGGGGAGCAGGCTTAGCACTTGGTCTATCCGGTGCTTCTGCTTTTTTCGCTAATAAGGAGCAAGGCTCCAAAAATATCGCAGACGGTCAAGAAGAAATTAGCTTTTACGGCAAGCATCAGGCTGGAATTACCACCCCCATGCAGAAGAATATCTATTTTGTGGTGCTCGATCTCCGGACGACAGATAAAAACGAATTGATTCAGTTGTTTAAAGACTGGACAGATTATAGCCAGAAATTAGTCAATGGAGAACTGGTCAAAAAAGATGGATCCAACGCTCTCTTGCCTCCAAGTGATACTGGGGAAACAGTCGGACTAAATCCTTACCGCCTCACCCTAACCTTTGGTGTTTCGGCAAGCTTTTTGACCAAACTAGGCCTTGAGAAGAAACGTCCTAAACTCTTCCGGGATCTGCCAGCTTTTCCTAAGGAACAGTTGAGAGAGCAGTATACGGGTGGTGATATCGTTATCCAAGCATGCGCAGATGATGAGCAGGTGGCCTTTCATGCCGTCCGTAATCTGATCCGTAAAGGACGCAATAAGGTGACCATGAAGTGGAGCCAATCAGGATTTGCTGCTATTGGGGATCGCATGGAAACGCCCCGGAACCTTTTTGGCTTTAAGGATGGGACTGCCAACGTTACAACGGAGAAAGATTTTGATAAGGTCGTCTGGGCTGATAGTCAAGACTGGATGAAAAACGGCTCTTACATGGCTGTCCGCAGGATTATCATGCACCTAGAGACCTGGGACCGGACCAACCTGCAGGAGCAAGAAAATACCTTTGGACGCTATAAAGAAAGTGGCGCACCATTTGGAAAGAAAAACGAGTTTGACGAAGTGGACCTCTCCCTCTTACCAGTTGACTCACATGTCCGTTTGGCTAAAGAAGTGGATCTGCCAATTTTGCGACGCTCTTATTCATACTCTGATGGGATTGATCCGAAAACGGGGCAGTTTGATGCAGGATTGCTATTTATTGCCTTTCAAAAGGATCCAGACCGCTTTGTGAAAATCCAAACCAATCTTGGGGCAGACGATAAGATGAATGAATATGTAACCCATATTGGCAGTGGCCTCTTTGCCTGCTTCGGAGGTGTGAAGGAAGGAGGATACATTGGTCAAGACTTATTTGAATAA
- the efeO gene encoding iron uptake system protein EfeO, giving the protein MKKLAVALLSVALLAGCANTSSKNTTTNSSTSTVKLSKEDQKALDQATSEYKEFVQGQIDQLLKDTEEFQRVLKSGDLEEAKKVYPLIRMSYERSEPIAESFGESDVKIDFRLVDYVDENKSEEGWSGFHRIERILWEQNTTEGTEKYAEQLVNDIKELKAKIATVEVTPDLMLTGAVDLLNEVATQKITGEEEIFSHTDLYDFRANIEGAEKIFALFKPLIEKKDAKLVKTLETEFKAVNDLLDKHMTDDSNYKSYTDLTEEDTKELAEAVTKLGEPLSQMGIILNGK; this is encoded by the coding sequence ATGAAAAAACTTGCAGTAGCACTCTTATCAGTCGCTTTATTAGCGGGCTGTGCCAATACATCTTCAAAAAACACAACTACAAATAGTTCCACTTCGACAGTGAAATTGTCAAAAGAGGACCAAAAAGCCTTGGACCAGGCGACAAGTGAATACAAGGAGTTTGTGCAAGGCCAAATCGACCAGTTGTTAAAAGATACAGAGGAATTTCAAAGAGTCCTCAAAAGTGGTGATTTAGAAGAAGCTAAGAAGGTCTATCCTTTGATTCGGATGTCTTATGAACGCTCTGAACCAATTGCTGAAAGCTTTGGGGAGTCTGATGTCAAGATTGACTTCCGTTTGGTTGACTATGTCGATGAAAACAAATCAGAAGAAGGATGGTCAGGCTTCCACCGTATCGAACGCATCCTCTGGGAACAAAATACAACCGAAGGCACTGAAAAATATGCGGAGCAATTGGTAAATGATATCAAAGAGTTGAAAGCTAAGATTGCGACAGTAGAAGTGACGCCAGATTTGATGTTGACAGGTGCGGTTGACCTCTTAAATGAAGTGGCGACACAAAAGATCACTGGGGAAGAAGAAATTTTCTCTCATACAGATCTCTATGACTTCCGGGCCAATATCGAAGGGGCTGAGAAGATTTTTGCACTCTTCAAACCTCTCATTGAGAAAAAGGATGCCAAACTAGTGAAAACCCTTGAAACAGAATTCAAGGCGGTGAATGACTTGTTAGACAAACATATGACTGATGATTCCAACTATAAATCATATACAGACCTAACAGAAGAAGATACCAAAGAACTAGCAGAAGCAGTTACAAAATTGGGAGAACCACTCTCTCAAATGGGAATCATTTTAAACGGTAAATAA
- a CDS encoding ClC family H(+)/Cl(-) exchange transporter encodes MKQSQQIQREFQSTSRSILSQVSRGVLVGLVVGAIVSSFRFFIEHLFHIVQGLYKDLGRSPINWIIILSMYLFIILLASQLIKKNKNVKGSGIPQVEAELKGLLQIDWWATLWQKYILGILAIASGLMLGREGPSIQLGAMGGKGLAKKLALSPVEERALIASGAAAGLAAAFNAPIAGLLFVVEEVYHHFSRVFWVSTLAASLVANFVSLNIFGQTPVLNMPDHIPHIDLSSYWIFLVMGIFLGLTGYFYEVAVLNIGRVYQKLGSWFKVSAPYFPLFAFLLILPIGYYFPHLLGGGNQLVLNLAHVPLGIQTLVFYFVIRFIWSMISYGSGLPGGIFLPILALGSVLGALVAAVLLKFGLIHSNQLPLFVILGMSGYFSAISKAPLTAMILVTEMVGDIRTLMPIGLVTLTAYITMDLLKGAPVYEAMLEQLMPEVTSGSDVLTLIEIPVSEKLAGRQVRDLDLPRDLLITTHQHNGKNSTVHGSTRLYLGDSIYLVVKETDIGRVKELLL; translated from the coding sequence ATGAAACAAAGTCAGCAAATCCAAAGAGAATTTCAATCGACCTCGAGATCTATTTTATCTCAGGTTAGCAGAGGTGTTTTAGTAGGACTTGTAGTCGGCGCGATTGTCTCGAGTTTTCGATTTTTTATTGAGCATCTCTTTCATATTGTACAGGGATTGTATAAGGATCTTGGAAGAAGTCCGATCAATTGGATCATCATCCTTTCGATGTATCTTTTTATTATTTTGCTAGCTAGCCAGCTCATCAAAAAGAACAAAAACGTTAAAGGATCTGGTATTCCTCAAGTAGAAGCGGAATTAAAAGGACTGCTACAGATAGACTGGTGGGCTACGCTTTGGCAGAAGTACATTTTAGGGATTTTAGCAATTGCTAGTGGTCTGATGTTGGGGCGTGAAGGTCCCAGTATCCAACTTGGCGCCATGGGAGGAAAGGGGCTGGCTAAGAAACTTGCGCTTAGTCCAGTAGAAGAAAGAGCCTTGATTGCTAGCGGTGCTGCAGCAGGTTTGGCAGCAGCCTTCAATGCACCGATTGCGGGTCTACTCTTTGTAGTAGAAGAAGTCTACCATCATTTTTCTCGTGTCTTCTGGGTATCGACCTTGGCTGCGAGTTTGGTCGCAAACTTTGTCTCCCTCAATATTTTCGGTCAAACACCTGTTTTAAACATGCCGGACCACATCCCCCATATCGATTTATCCAGTTATTGGATTTTCTTAGTCATGGGAATTTTTCTGGGCCTAACTGGTTATTTCTATGAAGTTGCTGTTTTAAATATTGGTCGTGTTTATCAAAAGCTCGGTAGCTGGTTCAAAGTATCTGCCCCCTATTTTCCACTCTTTGCTTTTCTTTTGATCCTACCGATCGGTTATTATTTCCCACATTTACTTGGCGGTGGTAACCAGTTGGTTTTGAACTTAGCGCATGTCCCTCTTGGTATCCAAACACTAGTCTTTTATTTTGTGATACGGTTTATCTGGAGTATGATCAGTTACGGCAGTGGCCTTCCTGGTGGCATCTTCCTTCCGATTCTAGCTCTTGGATCTGTTTTAGGAGCCTTGGTTGCGGCTGTTTTATTGAAGTTTGGTCTCATACATTCTAATCAACTCCCCTTGTTTGTTATTTTAGGAATGAGTGGTTATTTCAGTGCCATATCAAAAGCGCCTTTGACAGCCATGATTCTAGTGACTGAAATGGTAGGAGATATACGAACCTTGATGCCGATTGGCTTGGTGACTTTGACAGCTTACATTACCATGGATCTGCTAAAAGGAGCCCCTGTCTACGAAGCCATGCTGGAGCAATTGATGCCTGAAGTGACCAGCGGTTCAGATGTCTTAACCCTGATCGAAATTCCAGTATCGGAGAAACTAGCAGGCCGTCAGGTTCGAGATTTAGACCTACCGAGAGACCTCCTGATCACAACTCATCAGCATAATGGCAAAAATAGTACGGTGCATGGCAGCACCCGCCTCTATCTAGGAGATAGTATCTACCTAGTAGTAAAAGAGACAGATATCGGTCGAGTGAAAGAATTACTTCTTTAA
- the nox gene encoding H2O-forming NADH oxidase: protein MSKIVVVGANHAGTACINTMLDKFGNENEIVVFDQNSNISFLGCGMALWIGEQIDGPEGLFYSDKETLEAKGAKIYMNSPVLSIDYDNKVVTAEVEGKEHKESYDKLIFATGSTPILPPIEGVEIVKGNREFKATLENVQFVKLYQNAEEVINKLADKSKHLERIAVVGGGYIGVELAEAFERLGKEVVLVDIVDTVLNGYYDKDFTQMMAKNLEDHNIRLALGQTVKAIEGEGKVERLITDKETFDVDMVVLAVGFRPNTALADGKIELFRNGAFLVDKKQETSIPGVYAVGDCATVYDNARKDTSYIALASNAVRTGIVGAYNACGHELEGIGVQGSNGISIYGLHMVSTGLTLEKAKAAGYNATETGFNDLQKPEFMKHDNHEVAIKIVYDQDSREILGAQMVSRDAAISMGIHMFSLAIQEHVTIEKLALTDLFFLPHFNKPYNYITMAALTAK from the coding sequence ATGAGTAAAATCGTAGTTGTGGGTGCTAACCACGCTGGAACTGCATGTATCAACACAATGTTGGATAAATTTGGAAACGAAAATGAAATCGTTGTATTTGACCAAAACTCAAATATTTCATTCCTTGGATGTGGAATGGCTCTTTGGATCGGTGAGCAAATCGACGGTCCTGAAGGCTTGTTCTACTCTGATAAAGAAACGCTTGAAGCTAAAGGTGCGAAAATTTACATGAACTCACCTGTACTTTCAATCGACTACGATAACAAAGTTGTTACTGCAGAAGTTGAAGGAAAAGAACACAAAGAATCATACGATAAGTTGATCTTTGCTACTGGTTCTACACCAATTTTGCCTCCAATTGAAGGTGTTGAAATTGTCAAAGGGAACCGTGAGTTCAAAGCAACTCTTGAAAACGTACAATTTGTTAAGTTATACCAAAATGCTGAAGAAGTTATCAACAAACTTGCTGATAAGAGCAAACACCTTGAACGTATCGCTGTAGTTGGTGGTGGTTACATTGGTGTTGAGCTTGCTGAAGCTTTCGAACGTCTTGGAAAAGAAGTTGTCCTTGTTGATATCGTTGACACAGTATTGAACGGATACTATGACAAAGACTTCACACAAATGATGGCTAAAAACTTGGAAGACCACAACATCCGTTTGGCTCTTGGACAAACTGTTAAAGCTATCGAAGGTGAAGGTAAAGTTGAACGCTTGATCACTGACAAAGAAACATTTGATGTGGATATGGTTGTTCTTGCAGTTGGATTCCGTCCAAACACAGCTCTTGCTGACGGTAAGATTGAACTCTTCCGTAACGGTGCCTTCCTTGTTGACAAGAAACAAGAAACATCAATTCCAGGTGTTTATGCAGTAGGTGACTGTGCGACTGTTTATGACAACGCTCGTAAAGACACTAGCTACATCGCGCTTGCTTCAAACGCTGTTCGTACCGGTATCGTAGGTGCGTACAACGCTTGTGGACATGAACTTGAAGGAATCGGTGTGCAAGGATCAAATGGTATTTCTATCTATGGTCTTCACATGGTTTCAACTGGTTTGACACTTGAAAAAGCAAAAGCTGCAGGCTACAATGCAACTGAAACTGGATTTAACGACCTTCAAAAACCAGAATTTATGAAACATGATAACCATGAAGTTGCTATCAAGATCGTTTATGATCAAGATAGTCGTGAAATCCTTGGTGCTCAAATGGTATCACGTGATGCTGCAATCTCAATGGGTATCCACATGTTCTCATTGGCAATCCAAGAGCATGTTACAATTGAAAAATTGGCATTGACAGACCTATTCTTCTTGCCACACTTCAACAAACCATACAACTACATTACTATGGCAGCACTTACTGCTAAATAA